Proteins encoded by one window of Lathyrus oleraceus cultivar Zhongwan6 chromosome 1, CAAS_Psat_ZW6_1.0, whole genome shotgun sequence:
- the LOC127077754 gene encoding uncharacterized protein LOC127077754 produces the protein MSMKMKMEEQENLNLIPPTATLEIDKDLTLLPRIKLNLTVHPSTPSSSITNQIDEWKTKRALLDFLQTSHSLPFPLPEEDLQFKRFNKDLKKRKREDPVVYGTLHIWDLSFLSEKNENDVVKWRNGLVEKLNGVELNLQGVRFRLEVDVPECDDFDGMKKNWEEFYAFRNVNRSSKREPDTVVVSGVPSRWFAETRVSSKPSMLVTHTIFSKFGKISKLE, from the exons ATGAGCATGAAGATGAAAATGGAGGAGCAAGAAAATCTAAACCTAATCCCCCCAACAGCAACCCTAGAAATAGACAAAGACCTCACTCTCCTACCACGCATCAAACTCAACCTCACCGTACACCCTTCCACACCTTCATCCTCCATAACAAACCAAATCGACGAATGGAAAACCAAACGAGCCTTACTCGATTTTCTCCAAACCTCTCATTCTCTTCCCTTTCCTCTCCCCGAAGAAGATCTTCAATTCAAACGCTTCAACAAAGACCTCAAAAAGCGTAAACGTGAAGATCCCGTCGTTTACGGTACACTCCACATCTGGGACCTGTCGTTTTTGAGTGAGAAGAATGAAAACGACGTTGTGAAATGGAGGAATGGTCTTGTTGAAAAATTGAACGGCGTTGAGTTGAATCTTCAAGGGGTTAGGTTTAGGCTCGAGGTTGATGTTCCTGAGTGTGATGATTTTGATGGGATGAAGAAGAATTGGGAAGAGTTTTATGCTTTTCGGAATGTCAATCGGAGTTCCAAGCGCGAACCGGATACGGTTGTTGTTAGTGGTGTGCCGTCGCGGTGGTTCGCGGAGACTAGGGTTTCTTCTAAACCTTCTATGCTTGTTACTCATACCATTTTTTCAAAGTTTGGCAAGATAAG CAAGCTTGAGTAG
- the LOC127077771 gene encoding probable F-box protein At4g22030, translated as MASILQTSVLTCCSLTSSKRVINAAIHLPKLPNISLPPKIQTSRKQQLDHQQLKLENNNNNITKILHDQQQQQYSNATVQLYAILEAVSDRVEMHQNIGEQRNNWNNLLLNSINMITLTATTMSGVASVTSGEGAPLLALKLSSALLFSAATGLLLIMNKIQPSQLTEEQRNATRLFKQLQTQIQTTIKIGNPSEEDVKGAIDKVLALDKAYPLPLLGAMLEKFPAKYEPAVWWPSKNGKTQSKKMGKMNNGWSEELETEMREVVEVIKRKDAEDYNRLGNIALRINKSLAIAGPLLTGIAAIGSTFIGNGNSLAAFVPLLAGSLASAINTFEHGGQVGMVFEMYRASGGFFNLLETSIESTLGEKDLEKRENGELFEMKMALQLGRSVSELRALASKSASFRMEGVDIDEFASKLF; from the coding sequence ATGGCTTCAATATTACAAACTTCAGTTCTAACTTGTTGTTCTTTAACATCTTCAAAGAGAGTCATTAATGCCGCTATCCATCTTCCCAAACTCCCTAATATTTCATTGCCACCAAAAATACAAACCAGCAGAAAACAACAACTTGATCATCAACAATTAAAACTtgaaaacaacaacaacaacataacaaaAATATTGCACGatcaacaacaacagcaataTTCTAACGCCACCGTTCAACTCTACGCAATCTTGGAAGCTGTATCCGACAGAGTTGAAATGCATCAAAACATTGGTGAACAACGTAACAACTGGAACAATCTTCTGTTAAACTCAATCAACATGATTACTTTAACTGCTACAACCATGTCTGGTGTTGCTTCTGTCACAAGTGGGGAAGGTGCACCACTTTTGGCTTTGAAACTATCTTCTGCTCTTCTGTTTTCTGCTGCAACTGGATTATTGCTTATCATGAACAAAATCCAACCCTCTCAACTCACAGAAGAGCAAAGGAATGCAACAAGACTGTTCAAACAACTTCAGACACAAATTCAAACAACAATTAAAATAGGAAACCCTAGTGAAGAAGATGTGAAGGGTGCTATAGATAAAGTTTTGGCACTGGATAAAGCTTACCCACTTCCCTTATTAGGAGCAATGCTTGAAAAATTCCCTGCAAAATATGAGCCTGCTGTTTGGTGGCCTTCCAAAAATGGAAAAACACAAAGCAAGAAAATGGGTAAAATGAATAATGGATGGAGTGAAGAATTAGAAACGGAAATGAGGGAAGTTGTTGAAGTGATAAAGAGAAAAGACGCTGAAGATTATAACAGACTTGGGAACATAGCATTGAGGATAAACAAGAGTTTGGCAATTGCAGGACCATTACTCACAGGAATTGCAGCTATTGGATCTACTTTTATAGGTAATGGTAATTCTTTGGCTGCTTTTGTTCCTCTCTTGGCCGGTTCATTGGCTTCTGCAATTAATACTTTTGAGCATGGTGGACAAGTTGGCATGGTTTTTGAAATGTATAGAGCTTCTGGTGGCTTTTTCAACCTGTTAGAAACTTCAATTGAATCAACCTTGGGAGAGAAAGATTTAGAGAAAAGAGAAAATGGAGAGCTTTTTGAAATGAAAATGGCTTTACAGTTGGGAAGAAGTGTGTCAGAGTTGAGGGCACTTGCTTCAAAATCAGCTTCTTTTCGAATGGAAGGTGTTGACATAGATGAATTCGCCAGCAAACTTTTCTAA